The following DNA comes from Lentibacillus sp. Marseille-P4043.
GATCTGCTGAAAGATTTCAAACGAGTATATAGTTCCAAAGCTCGACCATTCGATGTTGAGGTGATGGAGCTAGTTGAGTACTTAATGATGCATCCACTTCTAAAGGAACAAATCTATCAACTAAAAAAACTTCCGATGAAAAAACAAAAATCATTGCACCTTTTATTTGCTACAATGATTGAAGAATATGAACGGTTGTAGGTGCTAAAAAAGGGATGAACCTCTCATCCCTTTTCTTAACTACCTCGCTATTTCTATCGTTATCTTCCGCAACATAATCCATGAAAGACCATAAATCACAATACCAATTAACAATACTTCAACAAAAAACGTCATCGTCAGTGACAAAAATATATCGCTGAAAAAGTCGATAATCCACCCATATGCTATCCCAAATAGCACTGTAATAACTAGTGCACCAACAACTGTCCCTCCACCTAATAAACCATATTTATAGAATAACAACCCGATTGCAAACATGAATGCTAAGATAAAAAACATGACAGCGGTATCAATCGTAACGCGTGTCAACCATGTATCTGTCATTAATTGTGACGGATGGATAAAGCGAAATGTGTCAATACCTACTCCATTTGAAATCCATATGACAAGTGAGTGAATTGTATTTGCTAGCATTGCCTTTGCTAGCGCTAATCCCAGAAAGAAAATTCCTATACTCACAAACAAATTCTTTCTAGTTGCACCCATCTTGATCGAAAACGGAATCCCCTGTTTTACCGTAATAAAACCAAATATTCCACAGTAAATATAAATCGCCATCGATAAGGCAAAAGTCATTCTTCCTTCATCAACATTCATTAAAAGGTACGCCCCTACAATACTCACAACTAATGAGCTAACCAAAATGGTCCAAAAAATAAATAAGGAATGTTTGACATCCGTAACGAAAAAATAAAGTAACCCTTTCACTTGTCTACCCATGTTTAGGCTCCCTTCTTGTTTTCTGTTAAGTAAATCATTAATTCCTGAATTGGCACTCCTTCAACCGATAACCCTGCTGACTCTGCCTGTTGCTTACTCCCATAGACATATGCTGTCATCATCCCAGCTAGTTCCTTTTTGCTAATGACTTGCTTGTTCCTAATAAAAGCTTCCACTTCTTCTATACTCCCAGATACAGCACACGTATTATTACGTAAAACCTCTGCTTCTTCCTTCAGTACAAGCTTGCCATCTTGAATGATCAATACTTCCTCAAACAACAAACTTACTTCGTCAATTAAATGGGTAGAAAAGATGATCGTACGCTTTTCTTGTTCATACTCTTCCAACAAGATCTCATAAAATTTCCTTCTTGCTGCCGCATCCAACCCGATATACGGTTCATCAAAAATGGTGATCGGTGCTTTACACGCTAAACCAACGATAATACCAAGCGCCGATGCCATCCCTTTTGATAATGCTTTTACCCGAGCATTCGGTTTTAGCTGATAAACATCCATCAGTTCGTCAGCTAGGTCTTGGTCCCATGTCGGATAAAATAGCGAATACATCCGTAGCACATTTTTAACCTTTAAATCACGTTTAAAGTTGTTACCCTCTTTAATTAAACAAATGGATTCTGTTAACCGCTGATTATCAAACGGCTTTTCCCCATCGATCAGAATTTCACCGGTTGTTGCTACAATATGGCCAGATAATATTTCCATAAATGTTGTTTTCCCTGCTCCATTACGGCCCAAAAGTCCATAGATCTTTGGTTCATCTAATGAAAATGAAATCGTATCAAGTGCTAATGTGTCTTTATATTTCTTTGTTACACTTTTTACGTCAATTCGCATTATTTGTCCCCTCCCATTTAATCATTTCCAGTAAATCTTGATCACTTAACCGTAATTTTTTTGCTTCACTCCTTAATGGTTGAATGAATTTTTCATAAAAATGTTCCTTTCGTTTTTCAATTAAAATTTCCTTGGCATCGTCTGTCACAAACATTCCAACCCCTCTTTTTTTAAATAAAATGTTTTCATGAACTAGTTCATTTATGCCTTTAGCTGCGGTTGCTGGATTTATTTTATAAAAATTTGAAAATTCATTTGTTGATGGTACCCGTTCACCAGGTTTAATGGTTCCATTGATAACCGAATCTTCTAGTTGTTCTTTTATTTGCAGGAAAATTGGCCTGTTTTCATCTAGTGTGTATTTCATGTTAACCACCTCGGTTGATCGGTTAATTACTTATGTAACTAACCATATAACCTGGCGGCGTATTTGTCAATAACTTTTGCAAAACTTATAAAAAAATAAGGTTTTGCCTATAAATCACGTGCAAAACCTTAATAACGTTTAATCTTCACCTATTTTTTTATCTTCTTTTTTTGGAAGCCTGCCAGCTTTCTTTGCTGCATCGCGTAACAAAAATTCCACGTGACTATTGACACTACGGAATTCATCCTTTGCCCATCTTTGCAAAATATCGTATAACTTCGGATCTATACGTAATGGGAAATTCTTCTTCTTCGCCATAGAATCCCTCTTTTACTAAGTTTAAAACTTTTATTGGTACAATGATCCAGTATTTATAACTGGTTGTGCGCCATGGTCGGATACAATTGAAACGAGTAAATTATTGATCATGGCCACTCGTCGTTCCTCATCTAAATCAACAATTCCTTCTTTTTCAATCCGTTCGATGGCATCCTGCACCATTCCTACTGCACCTTCAACAATTTGCCGGCGAGCAGATATGATTGCACTCGCTTGTTGACGCTGTAGCATCGCTTGGGCAATTTCCGTTGAATAAGCAAGATGGGTCAAACGCGTTTCAATTACTTCTACACCAGCAACGTCTAATCGCTCCTGTAACTCTGTTGCCAGTTGGTTGGACACGACATCGGCATTCCCTCTTAACGTCAATTCAACATCTTCAAACGTATCGTACGGATATTTCGTTGCCACCGCCCGAATTGCTGTCTCACTCTGGATCTCCACAAATTGTTCGTAACGATCAACATCAAACACTGCTTTTGCTGCATCAACCACCTTAAATACAATCACAGCAGCAATCTCAATTGGATTCCCATTGACATCGTTAACCTTCAATCGCTTACTGTTAAAATTTCGTACCCGTAATGAAATCGTTCTTCTGATGGAGAAAGGAACCGTAATAACAATCCCTTCCCGGCGGATCGTCCCCATGTATTTACCTAGAAAAATAACGACAACAGATTGATTCGGCTGCACCAATGTAATACCACTACCAAGTGTAATGGCAACAACAAGACAAATTCCGCCAATAACAAATTGCTGGTTAATCAAGCTAAAAACGGCCCCGGCAACAAGTGCAGCAATTACGATTATCCCCAAAAACCCATTCATCGACCAAGCATTTCGTTCCTGCATAGCAAGCCCTCCCATTATATTATATTTATATTAAAATGATATCACTATTGTTTAAATTTGTAAAATAATTATTTTTATTTTCTGTCATTTATTTAATTACCAACTAAAAAGCAGTGCAGTTTCTTTTCCTGAAACCACACTGCTCCAAAATGGAATATTAC
Coding sequences within:
- a CDS encoding toxin-antitoxin system HicB family antitoxin; its protein translation is MAKKKNFPLRIDPKLYDILQRWAKDEFRSVNSHVEFLLRDAAKKAGRLPKKEDKKIGED
- a CDS encoding GntR family transcriptional regulator, with translation MKYTLDENRPIFLQIKEQLEDSVINGTIKPGERVPSTNEFSNFYKINPATAAKGINELVHENILFKKRGVGMFVTDDAKEILIEKRKEHFYEKFIQPLRSEAKKLRLSDQDLLEMIKWEGTNNAN
- a CDS encoding ABC transporter ATP-binding protein is translated as MRIDVKSVTKKYKDTLALDTISFSLDEPKIYGLLGRNGAGKTTFMEILSGHIVATTGEILIDGEKPFDNQRLTESICLIKEGNNFKRDLKVKNVLRMYSLFYPTWDQDLADELMDVYQLKPNARVKALSKGMASALGIIVGLACKAPITIFDEPYIGLDAAARRKFYEILLEEYEQEKRTIIFSTHLIDEVSLLFEEVLIIQDGKLVLKEEAEVLRNNTCAVSGSIEEVEAFIRNKQVISKKELAGMMTAYVYGSKQQAESAGLSVEGVPIQELMIYLTENKKGA
- a CDS encoding SPFH domain-containing protein yields the protein MQERNAWSMNGFLGIIVIAALVAGAVFSLINQQFVIGGICLVVAITLGSGITLVQPNQSVVVIFLGKYMGTIRREGIVITVPFSIRRTISLRVRNFNSKRLKVNDVNGNPIEIAAVIVFKVVDAAKAVFDVDRYEQFVEIQSETAIRAVATKYPYDTFEDVELTLRGNADVVSNQLATELQERLDVAGVEVIETRLTHLAYSTEIAQAMLQRQQASAIISARRQIVEGAVGMVQDAIERIEKEGIVDLDEERRVAMINNLLVSIVSDHGAQPVINTGSLYQ